A stretch of the Methanobacterium veterum genome encodes the following:
- a CDS encoding DUF998 domain-containing protein, whose amino-acid sequence MKFQRGSIFRPEKDYYKEAGILLVIGCLQFFLAVSLAETQFPGYSVAENTLSDLGGTLPPVEPSAVLFNLSVIIMGILVLAAVYLILKSGGCRLFSSCLAIAAAGALGVGLFPSYTGSAHAFFSVIVFLFGSLAVIFSYRLGLNIPMVVVSLVTGLFSLMLILSFAVSYGNNPFAAYLGLGGAERFIAYPTLLYIIGLGGYLTSRGKDWVRIRFTKGYW is encoded by the coding sequence ATGAAATTTCAAAGGGGAAGTATATTCAGACCAGAAAAAGATTACTATAAAGAAGCAGGAATTTTACTCGTAATAGGTTGTTTACAATTTTTTTTGGCAGTTAGCCTGGCCGAAACACAATTTCCAGGCTACAGCGTTGCTGAAAACACATTAAGTGATTTAGGAGGTACATTACCCCCTGTAGAACCGTCAGCTGTACTTTTTAACCTCAGCGTTATCATCATGGGAATTCTTGTACTTGCAGCAGTTTATTTAATTCTCAAAAGCGGTGGCTGCCGTCTATTTTCATCCTGCCTGGCTATTGCTGCCGCCGGTGCTTTAGGGGTAGGACTGTTCCCTTCATATACTGGAAGCGCACATGCATTCTTTTCAGTAATTGTATTCCTATTTGGAAGTTTAGCTGTCATTTTTTCCTATAGGTTAGGATTAAACATACCCATGGTTGTAGTTTCATTAGTAACTGGCTTATTTTCTCTCATGTTAATCCTATCATTCGCTGTAAGTTATGGAAATAATCCTTTTGCAGCATATTTAGGTTTGGGCGGTGCTGAAAGGTTTATTGCATACCCCACTCTTTTATATATCATAGGCCTTGGGGGCTACCTTACAAGCAGGGGAAAGGACTGGGTTCGGATAAGGTTTACTAAAGGGTACTGGTAA